The proteins below come from a single Halobacillus salinarum genomic window:
- the pcrA gene encoding DNA helicase PcrA, translating to MTQAAHALLKGLNEQQRNAVTHTEGPLLIMAGAGSGKTRVLTHRIAYLLQEKDVSPRNVLAITFTNKAAREMKERVESLVGQEAEKIWMSTFHSLCVRILRRDIDRIGYDRNFSILDSSDQLSVIKQVLKEINLDPKKWDPRAMLGAISNSKNELLTADDYANQAGNMHEEQIAEIYKSYQKKLRKNQSLDFDDLIMQTLSLFDQVPEVLEYYQRRFQYIHVDEYQDTNHAQYQLVKQIASRYKNLCVVGDSDQSIYAWRGADIQNILSFEKDYPNAQTILLEQNYRSTKLILNAANQVIDNNSGRKPKRLWTDNDGGEKIRYHEAGTEREEALFVTDKIEELIRQGKYKYSDVAILYRTNAQSRTVEETFVKAGVPYQMVGGTKFYDRKEIKDMLAYLRLIANPNDDLSFQRVVNEPKRGVGKTSMDKMAAYAADHDISLYEAAAEVDFVGVSAKAAKSIMQFRTMIKNWTQQQEFLSATDMVQEVISKTGYEEMLLNEKSIEAQSRLENIEEFKSVTKNFEENSEDKTLIAFLTDLALIADIDTMNDDPNSDDAVTMMTLHSAKGLEFPVVFLVGLEENVFPHSRSIMDENEMEEERRLAYVGITRAEKELFLTHAKMRTLFGRTNMNPVSRFIGEIPEDLLDGKEEKEPLPFFSQKNTEAPSASKPKKRAAKKTGPKSSTGGEKIGWQPGDKAKHKKWGEGTVVNVQGEGDAMELDIAFPAPTGIKRLLARYAPITKA from the coding sequence ATGACGCAAGCAGCACATGCTTTACTGAAAGGTTTAAACGAACAGCAACGAAACGCGGTGACCCATACCGAGGGACCGCTCTTAATTATGGCAGGAGCCGGAAGCGGGAAGACAAGGGTTCTTACTCATCGGATTGCTTATCTATTGCAGGAAAAAGACGTTTCACCAAGAAACGTACTGGCGATCACTTTTACGAATAAAGCAGCCCGGGAAATGAAGGAACGTGTCGAATCGTTAGTAGGGCAGGAGGCGGAAAAGATCTGGATGTCTACGTTCCACTCCCTTTGCGTTCGGATATTAAGAAGAGATATAGACCGGATTGGCTATGATCGGAATTTTTCAATCCTGGATTCCAGTGACCAGCTGTCCGTCATCAAGCAGGTACTGAAGGAAATCAACCTTGACCCTAAAAAATGGGATCCAAGGGCGATGCTCGGTGCCATCAGCAATTCAAAGAATGAATTGTTAACTGCAGACGATTATGCCAACCAGGCTGGGAACATGCACGAAGAACAAATCGCTGAAATTTATAAAAGCTACCAGAAAAAACTGCGTAAAAACCAGTCTCTGGATTTCGATGATTTAATTATGCAGACGCTTTCGTTGTTTGATCAAGTACCGGAAGTGCTTGAATACTATCAGCGTCGTTTTCAATACATTCACGTGGATGAATACCAAGATACAAACCATGCCCAGTACCAACTCGTCAAACAGATAGCAAGCCGCTACAAAAACCTTTGTGTAGTCGGCGATTCTGACCAATCCATCTATGCCTGGCGTGGAGCTGATATTCAAAACATCCTTTCCTTTGAAAAAGACTATCCGAATGCTCAAACGATCTTGCTTGAGCAAAACTATCGGTCAACCAAGCTTATTTTAAATGCAGCCAACCAGGTGATCGATAACAATTCAGGAAGAAAACCGAAGCGCTTATGGACAGACAATGATGGCGGGGAGAAGATCCGTTACCATGAAGCAGGGACTGAACGGGAAGAAGCACTGTTTGTGACAGACAAAATCGAAGAACTGATCCGCCAGGGCAAGTATAAATACTCAGACGTAGCGATCCTGTACAGAACCAATGCCCAGTCCAGGACGGTTGAGGAAACATTCGTGAAAGCAGGCGTGCCTTATCAAATGGTGGGAGGCACGAAGTTCTATGATCGTAAAGAAATCAAAGACATGCTTGCCTATTTGCGTCTCATTGCAAATCCTAACGATGATTTAAGTTTTCAACGGGTTGTCAACGAGCCCAAAAGAGGCGTAGGAAAGACGAGCATGGACAAAATGGCTGCCTACGCCGCTGATCATGACATTTCTCTTTACGAAGCAGCTGCTGAAGTTGATTTTGTTGGTGTCAGCGCAAAAGCAGCGAAATCGATCATGCAATTCCGCACAATGATCAAAAACTGGACGCAGCAGCAGGAGTTTTTATCAGCAACAGATATGGTACAGGAAGTGATTTCAAAAACAGGCTATGAAGAAATGCTCCTGAATGAAAAAAGCATTGAAGCACAGAGCCGCCTGGAGAACATTGAAGAATTTAAATCAGTAACAAAAAACTTTGAGGAAAACAGTGAAGATAAGACGCTGATTGCTTTCTTGACCGATTTAGCATTAATCGCGGATATAGATACGATGAATGACGATCCTAATAGTGATGACGCGGTCACGATGATGACGCTCCACTCGGCAAAAGGTCTGGAATTTCCGGTCGTCTTTCTCGTAGGACTGGAAGAAAACGTCTTTCCGCACAGCCGGTCGATCATGGATGAGAACGAAATGGAAGAAGAACGACGTCTGGCTTATGTCGGCATTACCCGGGCAGAAAAGGAATTGTTTTTAACCCACGCCAAAATGAGAACGTTGTTTGGGCGAACGAATATGAATCCTGTGAGCCGGTTTATCGGAGAGATTCCTGAAGATCTCCTCGATGGAAAAGAAGAAAAGGAACCACTGCCATTCTTCAGCCAGAAGAACACAGAGGCACCTTCTGCATCAAAACCTAAAAAACGCGCAGCGAAGAAAACCGGTCCTAAGTCGTCTACAGGAGGCGAAAAAATAGGCTGGCAGCCTGGGGATAAAGCGAAACATAAAAAGTGGGGCGAGGGAACAGTCGTCAATGTGCAGGGAGAAGGAGATGCCATGGAGCTTGATATTGCTTTTCCTGCGCCAACTGGGATCAAACGTCTTCTTGCTCGTTACGCTCCGATCACTAAAGCTTAA
- the purM gene encoding phosphoribosylformylglycinamidine cyclo-ligase: MSESYKQAGVDVEAGYESVNRMKKHVARTMRPEVMGELGAFAGLFDISSLPYQRPVLVTGTDGVGTKLKLAFQMDKHDTIGLDVVAMCVNDIAAQGADPLLFLDYIACGKNEPAKIEQIVKGIADGCEQAGAALVGGETAEMPGMYDLEEYDLAGFTVGMVDKEQLITGKSITAGDAVIGLSSSGVHSNGFSLVRRIIEEKQLDLGHIYEGFTRPLGVELLEPTEIYVKSLQQLKEAVRVKGIAHITGGGFDENIPRALPEDLGVRLERDSWEKPAIFQFLKSQGELAVEDMFGVFNMGIGMVVIVSEADAEAALDALDQTRNKAQIIGKVTAREGIEWI, translated from the coding sequence ATGAGTGAATCATATAAACAAGCTGGTGTGGATGTAGAAGCCGGCTATGAATCTGTCAATCGAATGAAAAAGCATGTGGCAAGGACAATGCGCCCTGAAGTAATGGGAGAACTCGGTGCTTTTGCCGGACTCTTTGACATTAGTTCCCTCCCTTATCAACGCCCTGTCCTCGTTACCGGAACAGATGGCGTCGGCACTAAACTAAAGCTGGCTTTTCAAATGGATAAGCACGATACCATTGGCTTGGATGTCGTGGCGATGTGTGTGAATGACATCGCAGCCCAGGGAGCAGACCCTCTTTTGTTCTTAGACTATATTGCTTGTGGGAAAAATGAACCTGCCAAAATTGAACAAATCGTCAAAGGAATCGCAGATGGCTGTGAACAAGCCGGTGCTGCTCTCGTTGGCGGTGAAACAGCTGAAATGCCGGGAATGTATGACTTGGAGGAATATGACCTTGCTGGATTTACAGTCGGAATGGTGGACAAAGAACAGTTAATTACAGGGAAATCGATAACTGCTGGAGACGCAGTTATCGGTCTCTCTTCCTCTGGTGTACATTCAAACGGTTTTTCTTTAGTACGGAGAATTATCGAAGAAAAACAGCTTGATCTTGGCCATATTTATGAAGGATTCACAAGACCTCTAGGAGTAGAATTATTAGAGCCAACAGAGATCTATGTGAAAAGCCTGCAGCAGCTTAAAGAAGCGGTTCGAGTAAAAGGTATCGCCCACATTACTGGAGGAGGCTTTGACGAAAATATTCCTCGTGCTCTTCCAGAAGACTTAGGAGTCAGGCTGGAGCGGGACAGCTGGGAAAAGCCAGCGATATTTCAATTTCTTAAGTCACAGGGAGAGCTGGCTGTGGAGGATATGTTTGGTGTATTCAATATGGGCATTGGTATGGTTGTTATCGTGAGTGAAGCGGATGCAGAAGCTGCCCTTGACGCTTTAGATCAAACACGGAATAAAGCTCAGATCATCGGAAAAGTCACAGCCCGGGAAGGAATAGAATGGATATGA
- a CDS encoding YerC/YecD family TrpR-related protein, whose translation MQIDKLRGKTLDQLFEAILSLENVEECYEFFDDLATMNEVQSLAQRLEVARMLREGFTYHKIETETGASTATISRVKRCLNYGNDAYTLALDRVEEKKTK comes from the coding sequence ATGCAAATTGATAAACTAAGAGGAAAAACATTGGATCAGTTGTTTGAAGCCATTTTGTCTTTGGAAAATGTAGAAGAATGTTATGAGTTTTTTGATGACCTCGCAACGATGAACGAAGTCCAGTCGCTCGCACAGCGTCTGGAAGTAGCCCGCATGCTCAGAGAAGGATTTACTTATCATAAAATTGAAACTGAAACGGGTGCTTCTACGGCAACGATCTCACGCGTGAAACGTTGTTTAAATTATGGTAACGATGCATACACGCTGGCACTTGATCGTGTGGAAGAGAAGAAAACGAAATAA
- a CDS encoding heptaprenylglyceryl phosphate synthase codes for MYNVNDWEHVFKLDPNKEISDQDLEAVCESGTDAIIVGGTDDVTLDDVLHLLASIRRYEVPCILEVSNLESITPGFDFYFIPMVMNSEEKKWMMDLQHEAVKEYGDIMDWDEMLAEGYCVLNPEAKVFTHTHCRLPDSDDAVAYARMAEHMFHLPIFYLEYSGSYGEPDLVKKVSRELDKTTLFYGGGIRSKQQAAEMKAYADVIVVGNIIYEDLKAALQTVKAVKR; via the coding sequence GTGTATAACGTTAACGATTGGGAGCATGTTTTTAAGCTGGACCCAAACAAAGAAATTTCAGATCAGGATTTAGAAGCAGTGTGTGAATCAGGAACGGATGCCATCATTGTCGGTGGGACAGATGACGTTACTTTAGATGATGTCCTGCATTTGCTTGCAAGCATTCGGAGGTATGAAGTTCCTTGTATATTGGAGGTTTCGAATTTAGAATCCATAACGCCAGGCTTTGACTTTTACTTTATTCCTATGGTGATGAATAGTGAAGAAAAAAAGTGGATGATGGACCTTCAGCACGAAGCGGTAAAAGAATACGGAGATATCATGGATTGGGACGAGATGCTTGCTGAAGGATATTGTGTGTTGAATCCGGAGGCAAAAGTGTTCACACATACCCATTGCAGACTTCCTGATTCTGATGATGCAGTCGCTTATGCCAGAATGGCAGAGCATATGTTCCATCTGCCGATTTTTTACTTAGAGTACAGCGGGAGTTATGGAGAGCCTGATCTGGTGAAAAAGGTGTCCCGTGAACTGGATAAGACTACTCTTTTCTACGGAGGCGGCATTCGCTCTAAGCAGCAGGCAGCAGAAATGAAGGCTTACGCGGATGTCATAGTCGTAGGAAATATCATATACGAAGATCTAAAGGCTGCCCTTCAGACAGTAAAAGCGGTCAAACGTTAA
- the purN gene encoding phosphoribosylglycinamide formyltransferase, with amino-acid sequence MINLAIFASGSGSNFDAIVHAIEKGELDANVSLLVCDRVGAPVIEKAQRYEVDTVVFTPKVYNGKAAYEEALLADCRDREIDYIILAGYMRLIGPTLLKPYENRIINIHPSLLPAFPGKDAIGQAVSKQVKITGVTVHFIDDGMDTGPIIDQEAVRIEDTDTEEDVKRKIQAVEHELYPKVIQSLLVKEDAK; translated from the coding sequence ATGATAAATCTTGCCATTTTTGCTTCTGGATCCGGGTCTAATTTTGATGCGATCGTTCATGCGATAGAGAAGGGGGAACTCGACGCAAACGTTTCCTTGCTCGTTTGTGACCGGGTTGGCGCCCCAGTAATTGAAAAAGCCCAGCGTTATGAAGTGGATACAGTCGTATTTACCCCGAAAGTCTATAATGGGAAAGCAGCTTATGAAGAGGCTCTGCTTGCGGACTGCCGTGACAGGGAGATTGATTATATTATTCTTGCAGGGTATATGAGATTAATAGGGCCGACTTTGCTTAAGCCTTACGAAAACCGCATTATTAATATCCACCCTTCTTTGCTTCCTGCTTTCCCAGGGAAGGATGCGATCGGACAGGCGGTCTCTAAACAGGTGAAAATCACCGGAGTCACCGTTCATTTTATCGATGACGGGATGGATACAGGCCCTATTATTGACCAGGAAGCAGTAAGAATAGAAGATACCGATACAGAAGAGGACGTCAAACGGAAAATTCAAGCAGTTGAACATGAACTGTACCCAAAAGTAATTCAATCTTTACTGGTCAAGGAGGATGCCAAATGA
- a CDS encoding DUF3048 domain-containing protein → MKKHIGLAVLLLSLLLMAACSKGEEKESTDAPEGKVTAQEKENPVDEETAFSQFTYPLTGKPAEEKPSQRVIAVMVNNHTKARPQTGLSQADVVYEVLAEGEITRFVALFQSHIPDKIGPVRSARPYFMKLAQGYDSVYIYHGASVKINQFVANSGIDFLNGSMYDNNGWLFMRSNDRMPPHNSYLLTSGIDKAIRAKGYNQAKEMEALPFGSEDELKQGQSVQDVTITYSNQPQEVVSFTYDSEQKQFLRSSDGEPTVEKESNDRIAVDNIFVVKTSHQVIDSKGRREVDLTSGGKGYLFYKGQMMEVNWKNDQGRILPYLDGQPLKFAKGKTWVNIVPNDTNVAAQ, encoded by the coding sequence ATGAAGAAACACATAGGACTAGCTGTATTGCTTCTTTCACTTTTACTAATGGCAGCATGCAGTAAAGGAGAAGAAAAGGAGAGCACCGATGCTCCAGAAGGAAAGGTAACGGCCCAGGAAAAAGAGAATCCAGTTGATGAAGAGACTGCTTTTTCTCAGTTTACGTACCCATTAACCGGAAAACCTGCTGAGGAGAAGCCTAGCCAACGAGTAATTGCTGTGATGGTTAATAATCATACAAAAGCTCGTCCGCAAACAGGCTTGAGCCAGGCTGATGTGGTGTATGAAGTTCTTGCTGAAGGGGAGATTACAAGGTTTGTGGCGCTATTTCAAAGTCATATTCCGGATAAGATCGGTCCGGTTAGGAGCGCACGGCCTTATTTTATGAAGCTTGCCCAAGGGTATGACAGTGTTTATATTTATCATGGAGCGTCAGTAAAGATCAACCAGTTCGTTGCCAACAGTGGCATAGATTTCTTGAATGGTTCGATGTATGATAACAATGGCTGGCTTTTTATGCGTTCCAACGACCGCATGCCACCTCACAATTCCTATTTGTTAACGAGTGGGATTGATAAAGCAATCCGTGCTAAAGGTTACAACCAGGCAAAAGAGATGGAAGCTCTTCCTTTTGGCAGTGAGGATGAATTGAAGCAGGGGCAATCTGTACAAGATGTGACAATTACTTACTCCAACCAGCCGCAGGAGGTCGTCTCATTTACGTACGATTCCGAGCAAAAGCAGTTTCTCCGCTCTAGTGATGGAGAACCAACAGTGGAAAAGGAATCAAATGACCGCATTGCTGTAGACAATATTTTTGTTGTCAAAACAAGTCACCAAGTTATCGACAGTAAAGGACGCCGTGAAGTTGATTTAACTTCGGGCGGAAAAGGGTATTTGTTTTATAAAGGACAAATGATGGAAGTGAATTGGAAAAACGATCAAGGGCGGATTCTGCCATACCTTGACGGGCAGCCGCTCAAATTTGCTAAAGGAAAAACATGGGTCAACATTGTACCAAATGACACAAACGTTGCAGCCCAGTAG
- a CDS encoding adenine deaminase C-terminal domain-containing protein, producing the protein MNEQRFRWRNRQLREHTAVIDGKLAPTKLIKQTTYLNVYLKQWVNGHIWIYNDRIVYTGKELPANLDGTEVIDGRSTYVVPGYIEPHAHPFQLYNPHTLAEYAAQTGTTTLINDNLMWLFLTKKGKAFSLLEEFMNLPASMYWWARFDSQSALREEDKAFFDDQVLPWLEHDAVIQGGELTAWPDVLYGGDDQMLHWMQETKRSRKPLEGHLPGASEQTLVKMKLLGIDSEHESMTADEVISRLSLGYQTGLRYSSIRPDLPDILKGLKAKNYTHYDHMMYTTDGSTPGFYREGLINLCIKIAIEEGVPEMDAYMMASYQPARHFGIEERVGSILPGRVAHLNFLSDPKDPTPLSILAKGEWVKKDGEVVGESTKIGWVKNDISPLKLDWEMTDEDLQFSMPIGMEMFNDVIMKPYAIDIDASVEKIPDHLDEAFLTLMDRDGEWKVNTLLKGFTNSLGALASSYSNTGDLILIGKSREDIKLAFARMKELGGGIVLVNEGKVVFELPLPLAGVMSDLPMEQLIKEEARLKKHLKSFGFAFEDPVYTLLFLSSMHLPFIRITPLGLMNVKKKEVLYPSIMR; encoded by the coding sequence ATGAATGAACAGCGCTTTCGGTGGCGCAACCGCCAGCTGCGGGAACATACGGCCGTAATCGATGGCAAACTTGCACCGACCAAACTCATTAAACAGACAACTTATTTGAATGTTTACCTTAAACAATGGGTAAATGGACATATTTGGATATATAACGACCGTATCGTCTATACCGGCAAAGAGCTTCCCGCGAATCTGGATGGAACGGAAGTGATTGATGGACGAAGCACTTATGTTGTTCCAGGCTACATCGAACCGCATGCGCATCCGTTTCAATTATATAATCCCCATACATTAGCTGAATATGCAGCTCAGACAGGCACCACAACTTTGATTAATGATAATCTCATGTGGCTTTTTTTAACAAAAAAGGGGAAAGCGTTTTCCTTGCTGGAGGAATTCATGAACCTTCCTGCTTCTATGTATTGGTGGGCCCGTTTTGACTCGCAGTCGGCATTGAGGGAAGAAGATAAAGCGTTTTTCGATGATCAGGTGCTTCCTTGGCTCGAGCATGATGCGGTTATTCAAGGGGGAGAACTTACTGCCTGGCCGGATGTCCTCTATGGAGGAGATGACCAGATGCTTCACTGGATGCAGGAAACGAAACGCTCACGTAAGCCGCTGGAAGGTCATTTGCCCGGGGCATCAGAGCAGACACTTGTCAAAATGAAGCTTCTGGGAATTGATTCGGAGCATGAATCCATGACCGCCGATGAAGTCATCAGCCGTTTGTCGCTGGGATACCAAACAGGGCTCCGGTATTCTTCCATTCGACCTGATCTCCCTGATATTCTAAAAGGTTTGAAAGCGAAAAACTATACGCATTATGACCATATGATGTACACAACCGACGGATCAACCCCTGGTTTTTATCGTGAAGGACTGATCAATCTTTGTATTAAGATTGCTATTGAAGAAGGAGTGCCGGAAATGGATGCTTATATGATGGCCTCTTATCAGCCGGCAAGACACTTTGGGATCGAAGAGCGAGTAGGAAGTATTCTGCCTGGGCGAGTAGCCCACCTCAATTTTTTAAGTGATCCAAAAGATCCCACGCCTCTCTCAATTCTTGCAAAAGGGGAATGGGTGAAAAAAGATGGGGAAGTGGTCGGAGAGTCAACGAAAATAGGCTGGGTCAAAAATGACATTTCTCCGCTGAAATTAGATTGGGAGATGACTGATGAGGATCTGCAATTCTCTATGCCCATTGGAATGGAAATGTTTAATGATGTCATCATGAAGCCGTACGCCATTGATATCGATGCTTCTGTTGAAAAAATTCCCGATCATTTAGATGAGGCATTTCTTACTCTTATGGATCGTGATGGCGAGTGGAAGGTCAACACGCTTCTGAAAGGGTTCACGAATTCGCTCGGTGCTTTGGCAAGTTCTTATTCCAATACAGGGGATTTAATCTTAATAGGGAAATCAAGGGAAGATATAAAACTCGCCTTTGCTCGTATGAAAGAATTAGGAGGCGGGATCGTCCTTGTGAACGAAGGAAAGGTGGTCTTTGAACTTCCACTTCCTCTCGCCGGGGTGATGTCTGATCTTCCTATGGAGCAGTTGATTAAAGAAGAAGCAAGGCTCAAGAAGCACTTAAAATCATTTGGTTTTGCTTTTGAAGATCCCGTTTATACCTTACTTTTTCTTTCGTCTATGCATCTTCCATTTATTAGGATTACGCCGCTTGGACTCATGAATGTGAAAAAGAAAGAAGTACTGTATCCGTCTATTATGAGATAG
- a CDS encoding CamS family sex pheromone protein, which produces MRKIHALLLCALLILSACTPVFDNKQKVVKETKDESSNQTAIIPSYSAPENDYKMILSKDSPTTSAARGLTTNQMGNRLDIAEFEDGLRRHSKEYFDPDKYYFQPGQYLDYDTLIEWLSRESEDNPEGLNPKLNEDKAKEKDFRKNPKYISNIVEQDYLVKKDDNVVNVKGVTIGISMRSVYNFSVDGKEYTEKHSKSELLSKGKAYANEILKRLREREELQDVPIMFAIYQEETAQAKVPGSFLAKSYVKGSDMTAGNWKAIKEENVLFPSDQAEKDHFEDAQLFSEFRAEVSDYFPNFVGMIANGFYVDNELKKVKINIPIQFNSQSEVVGFTQYVHSLVMEMFEDHYDIEVNIYSMDHQESVIVKKAGEEDAYVHVYQ; this is translated from the coding sequence ATGAGAAAGATACACGCACTCTTGCTATGTGCTCTGCTGATTTTAAGCGCGTGTACGCCCGTCTTTGACAACAAACAGAAGGTCGTCAAAGAAACAAAGGACGAAAGCAGCAATCAGACGGCGATTATACCTAGTTACAGTGCACCCGAGAATGACTATAAAATGATTTTGTCAAAGGACAGCCCGACTACGTCAGCTGCAAGAGGGTTAACGACAAACCAGATGGGCAACCGTCTGGATATTGCGGAGTTTGAAGACGGCCTGAGGCGGCACTCAAAAGAGTATTTTGATCCTGATAAATACTATTTTCAACCGGGCCAGTATTTGGATTACGACACGTTGATTGAATGGCTTTCCCGTGAATCCGAGGATAATCCGGAAGGCTTGAATCCTAAGCTCAATGAAGACAAAGCAAAAGAAAAAGACTTCCGAAAAAATCCTAAGTATATCTCCAATATTGTGGAGCAGGACTATCTCGTAAAAAAGGATGATAACGTCGTTAATGTAAAAGGCGTTACAATCGGAATTTCCATGCGGTCGGTGTATAACTTTTCGGTGGATGGCAAGGAATACACAGAGAAGCACAGCAAAAGTGAGCTGTTAAGTAAGGGCAAAGCTTATGCTAATGAAATTCTAAAGCGTCTGCGTGAACGAGAAGAACTTCAGGATGTTCCGATTATGTTTGCGATTTATCAGGAGGAGACAGCCCAGGCGAAAGTACCCGGCAGTTTTCTTGCTAAGTCGTACGTCAAGGGCTCAGATATGACGGCAGGCAATTGGAAAGCTATTAAGGAAGAAAATGTGCTGTTTCCTTCAGACCAAGCAGAGAAGGACCATTTTGAAGATGCCCAGTTGTTTTCTGAGTTCCGCGCGGAAGTGTCAGATTACTTCCCGAATTTCGTCGGAATGATCGCGAATGGGTTTTATGTAGATAACGAATTGAAAAAGGTGAAGATTAACATCCCAATTCAGTTTAATTCGCAATCAGAAGTCGTAGGGTTTACTCAGTATGTCCATAGTCTGGTGATGGAAATGTTTGAAGATCATTATGATATTGAAGTCAATATTTACAGTATGGATCATCAGGAAAGCGTGATTGTGAAAAAAGCAGGCGAAGAAGACGCCTACGTTCACGTTTATCAATAA
- a CDS encoding YgaP family membrane protein, whose product MKPNIGIVNAMVRMTCGLSMLTFLIMRSKTKEESALHPLLVIAAAMKVAEGAVRYCPLTAVYNEMEENQQF is encoded by the coding sequence ATGAAACCCAATATTGGCATTGTTAACGCTATGGTTCGCATGACGTGCGGGCTGAGTATGCTGACTTTTTTAATAATGAGGTCAAAAACAAAGGAAGAATCTGCACTTCATCCGCTGTTAGTCATTGCTGCAGCTATGAAAGTCGCTGAAGGCGCTGTTCGTTATTGTCCGCTTACTGCAGTGTACAATGAAATGGAAGAAAATCAACAGTTTTAA